A region of Chitinophagales bacterium DNA encodes the following proteins:
- a CDS encoding porin family protein, with protein sequence MKKIILSIFALGTLALNAQEITGVAKGNIALTAGLGFDNYTKVAGLVTTKHTDIFFSPSAMYMIQDKWGIRGGISYVNQKTETAGVSASTSLFGFDAGARYFFTPANRLSFYLDGGINGSFPTGVTNIGVNFNPGFHYFIHNNWSLGANLNLLSLNISAPSGGDATTMFRVNPVTNITDFRFTLMYVIKPKK encoded by the coding sequence ATGAAAAAAATTATTTTATCAATTTTCGCATTAGGTACATTAGCACTTAACGCACAAGAAATAACTGGAGTAGCAAAAGGTAATATTGCCCTTACCGCTGGGTTAGGTTTTGACAATTATACAAAAGTTGCTGGTTTAGTAACCACAAAACATACAGATATCTTCTTTAGTCCGTCAGCTATGTATATGATTCAGGATAAATGGGGCATAAGAGGCGGTATTTCTTATGTCAATCAAAAAACAGAAACAGCAGGTGTTAGCGCATCTACTTCATTGTTTGGATTTGATGCAGGTGCAAGATATTTCTTTACTCCAGCTAACAGATTATCTTTCTATCTTGATGGTGGAATTAATGGTAGTTTTCCTACAGGAGTAACAAATATTGGAGTGAACTTCAATCCTGGTTTTCATTATTTCATTCATAACAATTGGTCATTGGGTGCTAATTTGAATCTATTAAGCCTAAATATTTCTGCTCCAAGTGGTGGAGATGCTACCACAATGTTCAGAGTAAATCCAGTTACTAATATAACTGACTTCAGGTTTACATTAATGTATGTCATAAAGCCTAAGAAATAA
- a CDS encoding nuclear transport factor 2 family protein — translation MSPKSLILLWVETFNKIDIDGLAAMYHEDAINHQVNTEPLYGREAIRQMFIEEFTKANMICEIENIFEDGDWGMLEWKDPYGLRGCGFFQFREDKIIFQRGYWDRLNFLKIHNLPIPKDS, via the coding sequence ATGTCTCCCAAATCCCTCATCCTTCTCTGGGTCGAAACTTTTAATAAAATAGATATCGATGGCTTGGCAGCTATGTATCATGAAGATGCCATCAATCATCAGGTTAATACTGAGCCTCTTTATGGCAGAGAAGCCATACGACAGATGTTTATCGAAGAATTCACCAAGGCAAATATGATTTGTGAAATTGAAAATATTTTTGAAGATGGAGATTGGGGCATGCTAGAATGGAAAGACCCATATGGACTAAGAGGCTGTGGCTTCTTTCAATTTCGAGAGGATAAAATTATTTTTCAGCGAGGATATTGGGATCGATTGAATTTTCTGAAAATACATAATTTGCCAATACCAAAAGATTCTTAG